AAAAAGGGGGCATATATGTATCCTAACTGTACAAAAAACAAATATGGTAAATTAAGATTGCTTTATGAAGCTAACTCTATTGCGGCCATTTCGGAGCAAGCAGGAGAAAAAGCAGTAAGTGGCGATCAAAGAATTTTTAGATATTGTACCCACAGATATACACCAACGTATTCCTTTTTTCTGCGATAGCACACAAATGATTGAAAAATTAGAATCATTTTTAAAAGATTAATTAACAGCAATTTTTTTATCTTTGATGTAATCTATTGTGACAAAAATTGTCACTAAAAAAAAATTTCAAGTTTGATGATCAAAGAATTTAAATATTTCAAATTTATTTTATCAATATTTTTGGTTTGCTTTTGCCTGTCTAATTCTTTTTTTTTGAGTGCCCAAAACTTTGAACGTTTTTCTAATAAAGAAGGATTTAATCAAAACACCATAAATGTCATTGAACAAGATCGCTATGGTTTTTTATGGTATGGCACCCCTAATGGATTAATTAGATATGATGGGTATGAGTTTAAAACTTACACAACACAATCTAAAACTAACGGTAATTTATCGAGCAACTATATCACTTGTCTTTTCAAAGATGAACAAGGTATATTATGGATTGGCACAAACTTAGGTCTCAATATTTATGTCCCTTGGTTAGAAAAATTCTACTCAATCCCTTTATCCCAAAAAGGCCAAATAACACATATAGAACCTGGACCATCAGGTCGTATATGGTTCTCTAAAAAAAACAACTTATTCGCCTGTGAGATAGTAGATATTGAAAACGGTATTTTTGAAGTGTCCGAAAATATTTTGAAAAATTTATCAAAATCCTTAATTATTAATTCTTTTGTTTTTAAAGATGAGACCAACTTAGTTCTGGGTACCTCTAACGGGTTAAAAAGTGTATCCTTAAAAAACAATAAAGCATTAACTACAAATTTCGATGAATTAACCAATATTCGAATAACAACACTTTTACTTATTGATAATTTATTTTGGATAGGAACTAACAGAGGATTATATAAAGCAACCATAGATAATAATAGGTTACACATCATACAGTCTTTTGATAACGGAGAACTACAGTCCATTCCCGAAAAAATAAACACTATCTTTGAAGACCATTTTGGAATGGTTTGGATTGGCACTACTGATAATGGATTATATAAATATAATCAAGAACAAAACGATTTTGAGCACTTTACATTTAATCAAAAAAATGAAGGGGGTTTAAGTAGCCATCAAATTAATGCTCTGTATCAAGATGATTTTAACGTATTGTGGATAGGGACTGCGCAAGGTGGTATAAATAAGCTAGACCTTACTCAAAAGCGATTCATCAATTATTCAAGCAACCCGTTTGATTATTTTTCAATATCAGACAACCTAATAACCTCAATATTAGAAGACAAGCGGGGCTACCTATGGATATCTGGGTATAACTCGCCCTTAGTTAGAAGTAAAACCATAATAAATAGTAAAAATAGTAGTAATTTACAATTTGAAAATTTAGAATCCCAATTAATCTGGATTGAAGGTGATATCATGCGCTGTATTTATGAAGACCAAAAAGGCTTTATATGGTTAGGTTCAGATAATGCATTAACCATTTACAATCCTTTAAATAACAAATTTAAAAAAGTTACTTTTCAAAATAAAGAAAACCAGCCATTTCGAAACAATTTAAGAAATATCATTCAAATTGATGAAAACAACATTCTCATTGCTGGTAACAAAATCGCAATAATAGAAAACCCTTGGGCGGAAATAAAGTATAAAACTAAGCCAGTTTTAAAGATTAAATCATATTCCGATTTAAAAGACAACCGAGTAAATGCTGTACTCAAAGAAGGAAAAAATTCATTTTGGTTTGGAACGAATAATGGTCTTTTAAAAGGTGTATTTAAACAAAACATATTAACAATCGAGCAACAGTATATTGCCAATAGCATTGACGAAATAAAATTAAGTAACGATAACATATTTTCCCTTCACAAGGAGAATAATCATTTATGGATAGGAACGTTTGGTGGAGGATTAAATAAAATGACACTAAACAACCAAGGGCTTCCTATCAAAATAGAATATTTCAGAAAAAACGATATTTTACCAGATGATGCCATTTATGGCATTTTACAAAATAAAAAATCCCATTTATGGTTGAGTAGCGATATGGGTCTTATAAAATATAATATAAACGATTCTAATATCAACGTTTTTGATGTAAGAGATGGAATGGCACATAACAATTTCAGACAAGGCTGTTATTTTAAAGGAAAGTCAGGCTATTTTTATTTTGGTGGATTAAACGGCCTAACCATATTTAATCCAGAAAACATTAAATTAAATACCCAACCTCCAGAAATTCTAATAACATCTTTATTAATAAACAACAAACCTGTAAAAATTAATGAAAAGATAGACAGTAAAGTTATACTTGAAAAATCTATATCTGAAACAGAGAGTATTTCTATCAGCCAAAAACAAAATATTGTTTCTTTTAATTTAGCTGTAAAACACACTTCTAAGCCTTCAAAAAATAAATTAGCTTATAAATTAGAAGGGTTTAACGATAATTGGACAGAAAAGCCAATTGGTAAAACTTCAGTAACCTATACTAATCTTTCTGCTGGAGATTATATATTCAGAATAAAAGCTGCCAATGGCGATGGTGTTTGGAGCACAACAGATAAACAGCTTCATGTTAAAATTTTACCACATTGGTATAACACCTGGTGGAGTTATTTACTTTTTTTCATTCTTTTTATATCTCTAGGTATAGGTATCGTCATTTATTTTGTTCAACATGAAAGACTTAAACAGGGCCTTATCTATGAAAAAAAGGATAAAGAAAGAATAGAAACCATTAATCAAGGTAAATTTCGTTATTTCACTAATTTATCTCATGAATTCAGAACTCCCTTAACGTTAATTTCTGGTCCTTTGGAGCGAATAATAGCAAATAACAAAAACACTAAAGACCTAAAATATTTAAATATAATCGAAAAAAACACGAAACGCCTTTTAAGTTTAGCAGATCAATTAATAACATTCAGGCAAGCAGAACAGGGACATGTTAAACTGAATCTTTCTAAATGCACATTAGGAGACTTTATTTACCCATCAACTGAAGCTTTTGAAGATTATGCACTTGAAAAAAACATTAATTTCTTTTATAAAATAACAGAGCCCAACGAAGAAATTGTTTTGGACGTAGAAAAAGTTGAAAGAATTATTTTTAATTTACTATCAAATTCATTTAAAAACACACCCTCGCAGGGCAATATTAGTATTGAAGCTGGTATCTCTTTCATTTCTGATGAAAAAGTAATTAATATTGATGTAGTTGACACCGGAAAAGGAATTCCTCCAGAAAAATTGACCAATATTTTTGAGCGCTTCTATCAATTGGGAAGTAAAGCCGGAGATATAAGTGGTGGTGGTATAGGCTTATCATTTTGTAAATCTCTAACTAATTTATTAGGAGGTGAAGTTTCGGTTAGAAGTACCCCTGATGTTGAAACACGTTTTTCTGTAAAAATACCGTCTAAACAAATTGGAGAATATTCACCAGACGAATCTAATTTAATCGAAAAATCTTACATCAAAGACTGGGTTCCATTATCAAACACAATAAATGAACTGAACCCGTTATCATCGGATACTCAAGATCAAAAAAAATATACTGTCCTTGTTGTTGAAAACGAGTTAGATATTCAGAATTTTTTAATGACCGAACTTTCTTTGAAGTATAACGTTATGATTGCAAACAATGGTCTTGAAGCACTTGAAAAATTAAAAGTAAAAGAACCTGATTTAATTGTGAGTGATGTCATGATGCCAGAAATGGATGGTTATGAACTTTGTGAAAAAATTAAAACTGCACCTGAAAGTTGTCATATCCCTATTTTATTACTAACCGCTTTAGGAGACAATGACAACCTGATAAAAGGACTCGAGCATGGAGCAGACGAATATATAAGTAAACCATTTTCTTTAAAACATTTAGAATTAAGAATCAATAAATTAATTGAGTCCAACGTAAAAATAAAAAAATACTTCGCTAACAATAGCTTGCTACCTAAGGAAAAAAATAAAGACTTAGAACTATCAACAAAAGACGAAGAATTTATAGCGAATATTATACAGGTAATTGAAAAAAACTTATCAGATTCAACTTTTGGAGTTGTAGAACTTTCTAAAGACGCAGGACTAAGCACTTCACACTTTTACCGAAAGTTAAAACAACTAACTGGTCAAGTACCAAACGTGTATCTAAGAAATTACAGGTTACAACGTGCTGCCGAACTTCTAAAAAGTAACGAAGGTTTTAATGTGGCTCAAGTCATGTATCAAATTGGTATTGAATCTAACTCTTATTTTTCTACTTCATTTAAAAAACTACATGGTGTCTCGCCTTCAGAATTTTTAAAGAATAAATATTAATTTAAATTTCAAAATTCTTTATGGACTAACCCCTTAGTAACCACTTTAAAAAGAGTCAATTTAAGCAAAAAAATGATACATTACAGCAAATAAACTTGTAGCGATTAGTATAATTTTGATGAATATTAATTCATAAAAACATACTATCATGAAACAAAAATTACTTTTAACAAAATTATTTTTACTTACTTCTTTTTTTATTTCAGATTAAAGGTATGCAAAAAATCATCTCATTTCTCATCTTTTTTCTAGTGACTATAGTTTTTTCACAAGCTACAATTGGTCCAGAATATATAAAACAAGAACTAACTAATAGTGGCGTTTACACCTCTCCAAATTTTGAATTCACTACAGAGTATGATTCATACAACACTATTTCTGTTAATGGTACAATACGAGGATTGTTCTTCGAGGGGCTTCCTTATACCAATGCTGTAAATGGAAATAATGAAACAAAAGTATTTGCATGGTATGGTGAACCTGCTGGCCTTACAGTAAATGAAAAAGTCCCTGCCGTAATATTAGTACACGGAGGTGGCGGAAGAGCTTTTACCGAGTGGGTAGCAGAATGGGTAAATAGAGGCTATATAGCAATAGCAATGTCTAATAGAGGAACTACACCTAATGATGAATCTTTTGAATATGCAGGCCCCTCTCAACCTGTATTCTTTTCAGACAATGATGGCCCATTACAAGATCAATGGTTCTATCATGCCATTGCAAATTCAATGCTTTCGAATAGCTTACTAAGAAATGATTCATTTACAACTCATGTAGACAAAGATAATATTGGTATTACTGGTATTTCTTGGGGAGGAATTATAAATACTGTAATTGCAGGTATAGATGATCGTTTAGATTTTGTTGTTCCGGTTTATGGCTGTGGTTTTTTAACGAAGTCTCCAATTTACTCAACTCAATTTGCTAGCATGAGTAACACTGCACAGGATTTTTATTTAGCAAACTGGGAACCTTCATTATACACACCTTTGCACGCAGCTCCAATGCTTTTCATAGATGGTAATAAAGATTTACAATTTACTTTAAATATTTTTGGAGAAACATACGAGGCATCAAATAGTCCTGAAAAATTTCTAAGAATAGAAAACCTAATGGGACACGGTCATGTTGCTGGAAGAGCACCTGAAGAGATTTATGATTTTGCCGACTATGTTACTGGTTTTAATACCAATGCCGTTAAACCATTAGAATATACTTCTGAAACAATAGATACTAATAGAAACATAAACTATACCTATAATTTTGAAGGAGCAGTTGATGAAGCTCTGTTGTTTTACACTAAAGATACGATACAATGGGGTAAGGAAGATGATAAGTATGTATGGTTAACAAAAACCGCAAACTTAAACAATTTAGCAAATTCAGGAATAATTACAACCACACTTCCAGATGAAGCCCAAGCATACTATATAAATGTAAATAATACGACTGATGGTTCAATGTATAGTTCAGTTATTAAATATGCAATTAGGGATTATGATTGGTATAATTATGGAACTGGCGTGTTTAACACACTAATTAATAATACTTCTGGAGCCACTTTAACAGATGGTACAACAAACCCCAATACTTCTGGTATAAACACAAGTACTAATGTGGGCAAGTTTGAAAAAACATCGGGAGATGATGCCAAAATTGTTTTTAATTTAAACGAGAACATTACCGATCTTTCAATATTTAAACAAAAGATAAAGATATATTTAGATGTTTCAGATTTATCATCTATCCCTAATAAAAATATAAAAATATATTTATCAAACGCTACTATAGATTACAAAGTTAGCAGTGTTAGTAAAAATACAACTATTAACACAGGACAATCATGGGTAGATTATACATTTGATTTTACAGATGAAACTATTCCGTTAGATATTGTATCCCAAGGCGGTTTTAACCAAGTTATTTTGGCTTTTGCTCCAGATGACACAACTACAAATGGAACTGTTTATTATTTTGATGACTTAAGAGGGACCATAGAACAACCTGAGTATATTGCTCCAGAACCTTATTATGATTGGTTGAATTATACTGAAAATACTATTATTGAAGAAATCAATTACATAAACGGAGTAGGCGGAGACTATACTAAACTATATGATGTATCACTAGATACTGATATAACAAGTAGTGGATCAACATCTGGCATAGCAACAAAATTCACAAAAACAACAGCGAACCCTTGGCACTTTGCTCAAATGCGATATAATTTTGAAGAAGGATCTATTCAGGATGCAGAAACTATTACGTTTAGACTAAGAGCCTTATTTAAACCTGAAACAATTGATGAAATCAACATTTTAAATGATGATAGCCGATCAATATCAATCTATCTACAAGACTTAACTGGAGATACCAATACAAACCAAATATTCGCAACAGCGTATTTTACAGAGACCAATAAATGGGAAACATTAGAATTCACCTATAATTCAACTAACCTAATTGACTATGATAGAGTAACTATTATTACAGTATCTGGCAAAACCTATCCAATAGATGAAAATGGAGTAGAATTAACAGATGAAGACCTCGTATACTATATTGAATCTTTAACCGCTAACGTAAATATTGGAGACGCATTATCAGTGGATAGCATTGAAGCAGCAACAAATACAGTTCAACTTTTTCCAAACCCAGTAAAAAATGAATTAATGTTGAGCGAAAAAGTGACACAAGCAGAATTGTTCACTATGCTAGGGCAACATATAAATTCATATAAGAACACAAATCAAATAAATATGTCGTCGTACCAACCAGGCATGTATTTCTTAAGTATCCAAACGGAAAACGGAAATCATGAAACAGTCCGATTTATAAAAAACTAACAATAACTAAAATCAAAACCATTAAAAAATCAATCTTAACACTAGTATTTGGATTATTAATAAGTGTTACTGCTATGGCCCAAGCAGACCTTAATGAACGTGCTAAAAATTTAACGAAAGAAAACATCGTAAAAATTGATACTGAAATAAACCTAACTGATGATGAAAAAGCAACATACCCAGATTTTTCAAATGCATATTACTTAGAACATTTTACGATTGTTCAGAAATATAAAACTGACAATCCAGAATTATTCAAAGAAAAAGTTATTGAAAACAACAATATTTTCATTGCTAAATTAAAGAAAGCATACGGAAACAAACGTGCCAATGAAATATTAAAAGCACGTCGATCTAAATAAATTAATATAGAACATCATATACTGTAAGCAAACAAAAAATAAAACAAGCAAATAGTTCTGCCTCTATTATTGTACTTAGTTAAAAAGAGCAAAACAATAACAGATTAGAATAATAGATACTTTTTTATCAATTCTATATTTGTCTTGTTCAATATGAATCCTCTTAATTTCTAATAAGAGAATCGCTTACGAACATATATTAACAAAATAAATAAACTAATGATAAAACGAAAAGTTCTAATGAAAAAATTAAGAAACATAATTAGTATTTGCAGTATGTTATTTTGGGTAACTGCAAATGCTCAATCTGATCCTGTTGCAGTATCCGTTTCAACCAGTAATCCTCAACATGTAATATCACCAACCTCAATAGGTGTTAGTTACGAAATAGAGCTGTTACAACTTGAAAAAGATGAGATCCCTTATTTTCGTCCCGATAACAAACCTTTGATTTCCATGTTCAAAACATTAGGTATAAAAAACCTACGTCTTGGAGGAAACACTTTGGATTATACAAAAAAGGCTGTACCAGGTGAAGAACAAATTGCTAGCTGTTTTGAATTTGCTAGAGCTGCTGGTGCAGAGATAATATATTCAGTACGTCTTAAAGACACGAATCAAAAAGGAGAACCGGAAGTAGAGAATTTCAATAAAGATAATGCAGCCAAAGCAGCCAAATTTATCCATTCAAAATACTCTGATGTCCTAAACAGCTTTTCTATTGGAAATGAGCCTTACTATTATAAAGAATGGGATGTTTATAAAGTCAAATGGAAAGGCATTCATGATGTAATTATTGCGGAATATCCTGAGGCAGTCTTTAGTGGTCCAGATCATAACCCAAACGCAGAATTGGACAACAACATGGTCCGTGAATTCAGTGATATCGAAGGACCTATGGTTAAAATAGCTCGACACTTCTACCCTTTTGGATCTTCATATGAAAATCCACGAAGACCCAAAGGAGTAGCACTTATTCCTAAAAACGAGGTGGAGTCACGTGATAAAATGTTATCTCCTTCCATCCACAAGAAATACGGAAATGTCTACAAGAGAATAACACAAGCTCAAGCTCTTTCCGACGCAGAGGTCGGTTACCGCTTAACCGAAAGTAACAGCTTTTCTATGAGTGGATTAAAAGATGTTAGTGATAGTTATGCCTCAGCATTATGGGGACTAGACTATCTACATTGGTGGACCTCACATAAAGCTGAAGGGATTGATTTTCATACAGGTGATAAAACCAGTGGAGTTGGTCTTTGTAAATACGCAGTTTTTGTTACTAGTAAAAAAGGTTACAAAGCACGCCCATTGGCTTATGGAATGAAACTTTTTGATCTAGGAGGACATGGAAAAATGCTACCAATTGAAAATCCTTCAACAAATATTGCTGTCTACGCAACCTTGGATGATAATATTGCAGCGGTAACCATTATTAATAAAGAACATGGTGATGAAGCTAAAGAACAGGTTGTACAGATCAAGTTAGACGCCAAAGTGAATGCATCTAAGTCAAAAATTATATTTTTGAGAGGAAGAAATAATGATATCTCGGGAGGAGAAGATGATGTAACCATAGGTGGAGAGAAAATTAATGAAGATGGTAGTTGGGATGGAAAATGGACTCCACTGCGCAAAATTGGAGTGGTAAAAGATAATGTTATAGAGGTCAAAATACCACCTGCAAGCGCAGCCGTAGTTAGAGTAGTTATTCTCTAATTTTTTTGAAAAAATATTTCATTGCATCAAAACATAATTGACTTCATAACGAGGCTACTGAAAAACTCTAATTATAAAATAAAAGGAGAAGAATTATCAAAATTCTTCTCCTTTTTGTGTTTTTAGTTATGCTATCACAATATCATACTTTGCCTCTTAGTTAATATAGTTCACTTGATTACTTAGTAGTTCCAAAAGGTAATTTATTAAGGAAAATTAACGATTTAATCGAGTTTGGTTTTACCTATGAATAACTTATTCAGACCAAGGCAGGGTTGCTGAATGTCCAGTCAAATTATTCAAATACTTGTTATTAAAAGTGATTTACACCTTTCAGATGTTGCTATGGTGGAACGTTCCCGATATGATATATCTTTCAAGTACTTTTAAGAAATGTTACCTGAACAAGGAGTTATCAATCCCAATACTTAAACAAAAATCCGTAGACAACGCCTAAAGGATACCAATCTATTAGATTTATTAATTAACAAAACCGTAAATATTGGTGTTGAGAAAGGGATTATCGGCTCTAGCTCTATCATTGTGGATGCTACCCATACTCTGTCTAAATCTAATCCCATTTCAACAATTGATGTTGTACGAGAAAGAGCTAAAAAAACAAATTATTGATGTCAAAAAAAAAGAGACTAGTTCACGTGATAAGGCTACTTTTTCAGCAGACTCCTTCTTAACTGGCTTCTTTTTTTAAAATACTTTTTTATACTTCGAAATCACCAATTATTATTAATATAATCTAGACCTGTAAAGCGTATAAAATTAAATTATCCTGAGATGTTTCATCTACTTCAAAGATCTAAAAACAACTATAGGTTAGTGCAAAATCAAAATATTAGAGTAAAACAAAAGAATCAAAACCAACTCATTCATTTGATAAAACATACGTTAAGTTTTTCAAATATTACTTTTAAAAAGCAACATAAAATGTAAATTAATTGTTTTCACTTTGAAAGTTTTCAAGATTTAGAACACAAAACTCAGTACAAAATTTATCATATCGGAAGTATTTCTCAAAACAATTATAAAAATTAAGCAACAAACAACTAAAACAAACAACTACCATCAGACAAACAAATAACCTATACAAAAAAACACACAAATACCTGAAAAACAAAATACTAAACATAAAAAAACTTAACATATTGTTTTAACAAAACAAAATATATACGCAGATTAAAGCAAAAAAATGAGCTATTTAAGCAAGATAAATTTTAAGTAAAAAATTACTTTTGAAAAAATAAAACTAAATACGATGAGAAAAACAATTTTGACCCTAATCTTTGGAATTTTACTAAGTATAACTGGTAATGCACAAAACGACTTAGATGAACGTTCTCAAGCAAGAACATCTGAAGACATCATAAAAATTGACGCTTTGGTAAATTTAACTGATGATGAAAAAGCTTCATACAACGATTTTTCTAATGCATACTATTTAGAATATTTTAAGATTGCAAAAAAACACAAAACGAACAATCTTGAATTATTTAAAGAGAAAATTAATGAAACAAACGCTGTTTTTGTTAATAATCTAAAGAAAGAATATGGAAAAAAACGTGCCTATGAAATATTAAAAGCGCGTAGATCTAAATAAATATTCTAAGTAACTTTAAATATATAGGCTTCTTTACATAAATAGGCCTATATATATTTTTAAAAACAACAGTTAATTATGTTTAAGACTTATATAGCAGTTATTGCATCTACAATCTTTATGAATTGTAATGCTCAGAATACAAATTTAATCAAAGACAGGCCTGCTTCTAATGTACTACTCTTACTAACAGATGACTTAGGTTGGCAAGACGTAAAATGTTACGACATCGACGAACCATCTCCCTACGAGACACCAAACATTGATGCCTTCGCTAAAAAAGGAGTACAATTTTGGCAAGCTTACTCTCCTGCCCCTACTTGCGCACCTAGTAGATGTGCCATAATGAGTGGAAATCATCCTGCAAGGGCACAAAAAACTCATGTTATTGGTGGTGCACCCCCTACTGTTTATGCAAATAAAAACACACAACGTATTATCGATCCTTGGTACAGTGGACGTATGCCTGAAAACGAAATGACTTTGGCTAGAGTGCTTCAGCAAAATGGATACAAAACTGGGCATGTAGGGAAATGGCATATGGCAAACAATCATAAATCTTATCCTCAACCTACAGACCAAGGTTTTGATGACTCAAAATCAAACATAGGGATTACAAAACGAATGAAAAATCGTTTACAAGGATTTGCTACAGAAAAAGTATCGGATCCTTACAGATTGGATCAAAACGGTTTTCCTTATCATCAAAATAGTGAAGATGCTTTGAGTTTTTTAAGGAAGAATAAGGAAAATCCTTTCTTTTTATATTATGCTACATGGCTTGTTCATGCTCCAATACACACAAGAAGCAAAGCACTTTTAGAAAAATATTGTAAAAAATTAGGAGTCGATTATCCTACGGACCCTAAACATTGGGATTTAAAAGGTCAAAATAACCCATTTTACTGTGCTATGGTAGAAATGTTAGATTACTACGTAGGTAACGTTTTTAATTATTTAGAAACGACTGATGACCCGCGTTGGCCAGGACATAAATTAAGCGAAAACACCTATATCATTTTCACCTCTGACAATGGAGGGATGGAAAAACATCCAGGAGAGATTATTACAGATAATTACCCGTTAGACAAAGGGAAAATAAATGCTAAAGAAGGTGGTACTAGAGTTCCTTTACTAATTTCAGGTCCTGGTATTCAAAAGAATATTCAATCTGATGTTGTAGTAAACGGACTTGACTTTTATCCTACGATTCTTTCCTTATTAGATATTGAAAAACCAAAAAATAAACATTTGGATGGAGATGACTTGTCTACATTATTATTGAAAGATCCTACCGATTCTAAATTGGTTTTAAATAAAGAAGGAAAAGAAAGAACAACGATGATGTGGCATTTCCCTCACTCATCATACCAAAGTACTTTGCGTGTAGGAGATTATAAGTTGATTAGAAATTACGATTATAAAAACAACCCGAACCCAAGAAAAACAGAATTCGAACTTTATAAACTCTATGACACCTCAACAGGAGCGTCAAAAAGAGTGGATATTGAGGAAGCGAAAAACTTAGCAACATCAGATCCTGAAAGAGCCAAAGAAATGAATGCGAAGCTTACTGCTCTTTTAACAGAGATGAAAGCAAGCTACCCCTCTTACAACCCTTATTATAAAAAGGAATTGGAGCATAAAGAAACAACTCCTACATCTATAGTTGCATCTAAAAAGAAAAATAAAGTCACTTTTACGTATAAAGAAAATGGCGCCAAAGTGGTAAAAGCCAATTTAATTTACACTTTAAATGGCGGACATAAGTACGAGGAGTGGTTCAAAGCAGATGCAAAAATAACATCTAACAATACGGTAATCGTTGATTTACCAAAAGGAACAACGCATTATATCATTAACTTAATTGACGAATACAATTTTTTAGTAAGCTACCCTGAAATGCCTACGTTTAAAGGATTAAGAGCTAAAAAAGAGAACTATTCTAAATATGCTTTAGTGAGTAAAAAGTGATAACGGTACTTAAATACCCTTCCTCTTATTGTATTAAAAGTACAATTATAAAAACAACAGATCCCAATAGTTAAATTGACTATTGGGATTATTTATTTAGTGCTACCAGAAAGTTAAAAAAAAAAGAGGGTAACTATTTTTCACAATCATCTGGTTTTTAAATTTTAGGCATTATAAAATCATGTCGTTTTACGGAATCTAAACTTCCTTTTTGATATATAAACAAGAGGTCAAATAAGGTTTTTTAATATATAAGATAGAAATGTTAGTCTACAGTATAGAATTAGATGGTGAAAAATATGTTTTAAGGGTAAATGAGTTAAATAAGCAAAAATTTGATTGAATAAAGCAAATTAGAGCCCAGTGTTTATGATACTTTTGGCTTATAACTAATTTTAAAAAACATTATCATGAAAAAACAATTACTTTTAACAATGACAGCTATATTAGCGTCATTAACAATCTCTTCTCAGGCAATAATTACTAGCACAGCTGAAGATCAAACTTTCAATGTTGGAAATGCTGCAACTGCTTTACCAGGGTATAGTATCGCTATTACCTCGGGTACCGAATCAATTGG
The window above is part of the Algibacter sp. L3A6 genome. Proteins encoded here:
- a CDS encoding sulfatase, encoding MFKTYIAVIASTIFMNCNAQNTNLIKDRPASNVLLLLTDDLGWQDVKCYDIDEPSPYETPNIDAFAKKGVQFWQAYSPAPTCAPSRCAIMSGNHPARAQKTHVIGGAPPTVYANKNTQRIIDPWYSGRMPENEMTLARVLQQNGYKTGHVGKWHMANNHKSYPQPTDQGFDDSKSNIGITKRMKNRLQGFATEKVSDPYRLDQNGFPYHQNSEDALSFLRKNKENPFFLYYATWLVHAPIHTRSKALLEKYCKKLGVDYPTDPKHWDLKGQNNPFYCAMVEMLDYYVGNVFNYLETTDDPRWPGHKLSENTYIIFTSDNGGMEKHPGEIITDNYPLDKGKINAKEGGTRVPLLISGPGIQKNIQSDVVVNGLDFYPTILSLLDIEKPKNKHLDGDDLSTLLLKDPTDSKLVLNKEGKERTTMMWHFPHSSYQSTLRVGDYKLIRNYDYKNNPNPRKTEFELYKLYDTSTGASKRVDIEEAKNLATSDPERAKEMNAKLTALLTEMKASYPSYNPYYKKELEHKETTPTSIVASKKKNKVTFTYKENGAKVVKANLIYTLNGGHKYEEWFKADAKITSNNTVIVDLPKGTTHYIINLIDEYNFLVSYPEMPTFKGLRAKKENYSKYALVSKK